One Nicotiana sylvestris chromosome 12, ASM39365v2, whole genome shotgun sequence genomic window carries:
- the LOC104216630 gene encoding putative disease resistance protein RGA4 — MCDPVIGATVQVLLQKLLSLTIEEVKSLRDCNKYVDMLAQNVSMIQAFIHDAERRQVEDQAVEQWLKRLERVAEDVENVFDEFSYESRRREVKIRNNPMRKVSGLFSHTAFKSKMSRKINNITQELRTINQLANNLGLQPLIVPPRQILSTRETDSMVVVSDVVGRDKDVAEIKRKMLNVKENVVLCTIPIVGMGGLGKTTIAKRIFNDDHIKQHFEKRVWLCLPEMLETKSFLELILESLTERKPEVQSRDIIVKKLQDELGGKKYLLVLDDLWRVDPTIWHEFVDTLSGINTFRGNCILVTTRRDQVASSVAADPHKLKNLTDDHCWSIFKQRAFVDGEVTEELGSMSNMIVEMCKGLPLAASVLGGLLHNKEKHEWQAILEGNPLVAGDDDSGESSLKKILKLSYDYLPFPHLKKCFAYFAMFPKDFEFEKDQLIQLWMAEGYLRPCQETSVMEDIGNRFFQLLLQNSLLQDVELDEHNNITHCKMHGLVHDLAGDILKSKLFDEKSDGGENLSQVRYFGWNSPRDQIDKINKPGHLCTLFLRSNHISEDTLLSFQFLRVLNLSRSAIKEISVSIGKLIHLRYLDLSNTMIKALPNSICKLYNMQTLRVNNCFSLEVLPDEMGNMISLRHIYYKSKYKPNYHHPTGWGEWCIGNYLFHMPLKMGQLTCLQTLQFFKVGLEKGRRIEELGFLKNLRGELTINGLQLVRNREEAGRAYLQEKPNIYKLAFLWSHDEPEDCQINDEDVLDGLQPHPNLKNLAVMDYLGTRFPSWFSEELLPHLVKLKLSGCGKCKEIPSLGQLKVLRHLELVGFHTLECIGPPFYGVEVNNNGARSNNANIQVFPLLRKLVLEDMPSLTEWKGVEVMPTGSGGRDGVGVRMFPGLEMLCISKCPLLKSTPNQFEILRELSIEGVNNEMPLLNLCSKLTSLVELFVNNVKELTCLPHEMLHNNFSLQHLCVLNCGEFREFPQSLYSLRSLKSLIIKDCTNFSSIPVPCGQNHLASLQSLQLYNCDGLTSLPSGLLEHCPSLESLAVYNCNNLVSFPLHVWEMPSLSAIAISECPKLNSVPTGGLYCLTGLRALSIGPFSELVDFDAFQLIFNGIQQLSSLRTLWVYGRAHWVSLPYQLMQLSALTELGIVEFGIEVLPHSLGNLTSLGKLTLVRCKLLKHVDFLDAMPKLQHLEIRDCPLLEALSDGLVNLVSLEELILSNCEKLQHLPSRDAIQRLTKLRHLEIHNCPQLEESCTNLTSQITVPILQFFD, encoded by the exons ATGTGCGATCCTGTAATTGGTGCTACTGTTCAAGTTTTGCTTCAGAAGCTGCTTTCTCTCACTATTGAGGAAGTCAAAAGTTTAAGGGACTGCAACAAATATGTCGATATGCTGGCACAAAATGTATCCATGATCCAAGCTTTCATTCACGATGCTGAAAGACGACAAGTTGAGGATCAGGCTGTGGAACAATGGCTCAAGAGGCTTGAGAGGGTTGCTGAAGATGTTGAAAATGTGTTTGATGAGTTCTCCTATGAATCTCGCAGAAGAGAAGTGAAGATCCGAAACAACCCAATGAGAAAGGTCAGTGGTCTCTTTTCTCATACAGCTTTTAAGAGCAAAATGTCTCGAAAAATCAACAACATCACTCAAGAGTTGAGGACTATCAATCAGTTAGCCAATAACCTCGGTCTCCAACCCCTAATAGTTCCTCCCCGGCAAATACTATCAACTCGAGAAACGGATTCCATGGTAGTTGTTTCTGATGTTGTTGGTAGAGACAAGGATGTTGCTGAAATAAAGAGGAAAATGTTGAACGTGAAAGAGAATGTTGTTTTGTGCACCATTCCCATAGTGGGTATGGGAGGTTTAGGGAAAACAACTATAGCTAAGAGAATTTTCAATGATGACCATATCAAGCAGCATTTTGAAAAGAGAGTCTGGTTGTGTCTACCTGAAATGTTAGAAACTAAGAGCTTTCTTGAACTAATCCTTGAATCATTGACAGAAAGGAAACCTGAGGTGCAAAGCAGGGATATTATAGTCAAGAAGCTGCAAGATGAATTGGGAGGGAAGAAGTATTTGCTTGTCCTGGATGATTTGTGGCGTGTCGACCCTACAATATGGCATGAGTTTGTGGACACTCTGAGTGGAATAAATACATTCAGAGGAAACTGCATTCTTGTGACTACTCGTAGGGATCAGGTGGCATCCTCAGTAGCAGCAGATCCTCATAAGTTGAAAAATTTAACAGATGATCATTGTTGGTCCATTTTCAAACAAAGAGCATTTGTTGATGGGGAGGTTACAGAGGAATTAGGGAGCATGAGCAACATGATTGTTGAAATGTGTAAAGGTCTACCATTGGCAGCAAGTGTGTTGGGAGGCCTCCTACACAACAAAGAGAAACATGAATGGCAGGCAATTCTTGAGGGCAATCCCCTTGTTGCAGGTGACGATGATAGTGGGGAAAGTAGCTTGAAGAAAATACTAAAACTCAGCTATGATTATCTACCATTTCCACATCTGAAAAAATGTTTTGCTTACTTTGCAATGTTTCCAAAAGATTTTGAGTTTGAAAAGGACCAACTAATCCAACTCTGGATGGCAGAAGGATATCTTCGCCCATGTCAAGAGACCTCTGTGATGGAAGATATCGGGAACAGGTTTTTTCAACTTTTGTTGCAAAATTCCTTGCTGCAAGATGTTGAGCTAGATGAGCACAACAATATAACACACTGTAAGATGCATGGTCTTGTGCATGATTTGGCTGGAGATATtttaaaatctaaactatttGATGAGAAGAGCGATGGTGGAGAAAATCTTTCTCAAGTTCGATACTTTGGATGGAACTCACCAAGAGATCAAATAGATAAGATAAATAAGCCAGGACATTTGTGCACATTGTTCTTGAGAAGTAATCATATATCTGAAGATACGCTATTGAGCTTTCAGTTCTTGAGAGTTTTAAATTTGTCCAGGTCAGCCATCAAGGAGATATCAGTCTCAATCGGCAAGCTTATACACTTGAGATATCTTGATCTCTCCAACACTATGATCAAAGCATTGCCCAACTCCATTTGCAAGCTCTACAATATGCAAACACTTCGAGTCAATAACTGCTTTTCACTCGAGGTGCTTCCAGACGAAATGGGAAACATGATAAGTTTGAGGCATATATATTACAAATCTAAATACAAACCAAATTATCATCATCCTACGGGTTGGGGAGAATGGTGTATTGGTAATTATCTCTTTCATATGCCACTTAAGATGGGTCAATTAACTTGTCTTCAAACCCTACAGTTTTTCAAGGTAGGTTTAGAGAAAGGTCGTCGAATAGAAGAATTAGGTTTCTTAAAAAACCTTAGAGGTGAATTGACGATCAACGGTCTGCAATTGGTCCGTAATAGAGAAGAAGCTGGAAGAGCATATCTACAGGAGAAACCAAATATCTACAAGCTGGCATTTCTATGGTCCCATGATGAACCAGAAGACTGTCAAATCAATGATGAGGATGTTTTGGATGGTCTTCAACCACATCCTAACTTGAAAAACTTAGCAGTAATGGACTATTTGGGGACTAGATTTCCTTCATGGTTCAGTGAAGAGTTGCTACCACATTTGGTCAAGTTGAAATTAAGTGGCTGCGGAAAGTGCAAAGAAATTCCATCGCTCGGCCAACTGAAAGTCCTTCGGCATCTTGAACTGGTGGGCTTCCACACGTTGGAATGCATTGGACCTCCATTTTATGGTGTTGAAGTTAACAATAATGGAGCAAGAAGCAATAACGCTAATATTCAAGTGTTCCCGTTACTAAGAAAACTAGTATTGGAGGACATGCCTAGCCTCACTGAGTGGAAGGGAGTGGAAGTGATGCCAACTGGAAGTGGTGGTAGAGACGGAGTTGGAGTAAGAATGTTTCCTGGGCTTGAGATGTTGTGTATTAGTAAATGTCCGTTGTTAAAAAGCACTCCAAATCAATTTGAAATCTTACGTGAATTAAGCATTGAAGGAGTTAACAATGAAATGCCATTGTTGAACTTGTGCAGCAAATTGACTTCTCTCGTTGAGCTTTTTGTCAATAATGTGAAAGAGCTCACTTGTCTTCCACATGAAATGCTACACAACAATTTTTCTCTTCAACATCTATGCGTCTTAAATTGCGGAGAGTTTCGTGAATTTCCACAGAGTTTGTACAGTCTCCGTTCTCTTAAGAGCTTGATAATTAAGGACTGCACCAATTTCAGTTCCATTCCTGTTCCCTGTGGACAGAATCATTTGGCTTCCCTCCAAAGTCTTCAGTTATACAATTGTGATGGATTGACTAGCTTACCAAGTGGTCTGCTAGAGCATTGTCCGTCTCTGGAGTCTTTGGCGGTCTACAACTGTAACAACTTAGTTTCCTTCCCTTTACATGTGTGGGAAATGCCTTCACTTTCAGCTATAGCTATATCAGAATGTCCCAAACTGAATAGTGTACCCACAGGGGGCCTTTACTGTCTCACTGGTTTAAGGGCATTGTCAATAGGTCCTTTCTCAGAGTTGGTGGATTTTGATGCATTCCAATTGATTTTTAATGGCATTCAGCAGCTATCGTCCCTTCGTACATTGTGGGTGTATGGACGTGCGCACTGGGTTTCTCTTCCCTATCAGCTTATGCAACTTTCTGCCCTAACAGAGCTTGGAATAGTTGAGTTTGGAATCGAGGTTCTTCCTCATAGTCTTGGCAACCTTACTTCTCTTGGAAAATTGACGCTAGTGAGGTGCAAACTTCTAAAACATGTAGACTTCTTAGATGCCATGCCCAAATTACAGCATTTGGAGATCCGTGATTGTCCATTGCTAGAAGCTCTGTCGGATGGGCTCGTCAACCTTGTTTCTTTGGAAGAGTTAATTTTAAGTAACTGCGAAAAACTACAACATCTGCCATCTAGAGATGCCATTCAACGGCTCACCAAATTACGGCACCTGGAAATTCATAACTGCCCACAGTTAGAAGAAAGTTGCACCAATCTGACAAGCCAAATTACGGTTCCCATACTTCAGTTTTTCG ATTAA